Genomic DNA from Sphingobium sp. WTD-1:
GGATGTTGCCTTGTCCGCGCCACATATGTCCTCGATAAGGGATCATGACAGATCAAAGACATGATGCGGCCACGACGCTGGACCGCATCCAGCAAAATTTCCTGGCGCGCTCCGAACGCCAGCTTCTCACCTGGCTGTGCGCCCGGATGCCGCGGCAGGTCACACCCGATCTTTTGACCCTGCTGGGGCTGATCGGCGCGCTGATGACCTTCATCGGTTATACCGCCAGCAATGTCGGTGCATCCTGGCTGCTGCTCGCGATCCTGGGCTATGTCGTCCAGTGGTTCGGCGATTCCATGGATGGCAGCCTGGCGCGCTACCGCCGGATCGAACGGCCCTCCTATGGCTATTTCATCGATCATAGCTGTGATGGACTGGTGACCTTGCTGATCCTCGCCGGCATCGGCCTCAGCCCCTATGTCACCATGGATGTCGCCCTTGTGGCGCTCGCCGGCTATCTGCTGCTGTCGATCCACGCCTATCTCTCCGCCCGCGTGCTGGGGGAGTTCAAACTCTCCTATCTGTCGGCCGGCCCGACCGAATTGCGGCTGATGCTGATCGCGCTGACGGTGATGATGATGGTGCTGGGCGACAAGCCCGGCCTGTTCGGGCGCTGGTCCGGCTTCGACATCTTCGTCGGCACGGTCGGGGTGATCCTGATCATCCTGTTCGTCGGCCAGACGCTGGTGACCGGGCGCCGGCTGGCCGCGCATGAGGCGGCAAACGGGCGGGGCTGATCGCCCCTATCCGCCGCCGGGCTCGGTTCCGAAGGACAGGCCCGACGGTGGCGTCTCGCCCGTCCAATGCGCGCGCTGCGCCGAGACCTGCGCCACTGCCCGATCCCAATAGGCGGGGTTGTTGGCGAGCATCCTGATGTCGAAGCTGTCCGATCCGCGAAATTCCAGCACCTCGACCCCCTGGTCGCCGGGCACATAGGTGTAGGGGACATTCGCGCCGACGAAGAAGCCGTCGCCTGCGCCCAGTTCCTCCGTGCCGATCCGCAGCGATCCGGCGAGGATGAAATAGAGGCAGTCGACATCATGGCTGTGGCGCGGCAGCGGAAAGCCGCTGCGGAACCAGGCATGGGTGAGGCTGAGGCCCGGCATGGAAAAGAGCAGCTTCACCCGCGTGCCCTCCAGCATGCCGGCTTCGACCGCGGCGATGGAGCCTGCCATCTCGATCGGCGTCGGCGGCACCGTCGCCATCAGGCCGCTTTCCTCGAAATCGGTCGCATCCTTCGCGCGGAACAGGGCGAAGCGGGGTGCGGCTACGGGGTCGGTCATCACGCGTCCTTCCGGCATGATTGCGGCGTCAGGATGCGGAGCGCTGCCGACAGGGTCAATTCGCGCCCGCTTCTCAATGCCCCGGCGATCATTGGCCGGCCGCTCTGGCATGTGGTGGGCATCCATGCTGGATTGCCGCCACATAATGGGTCGGGACCAGCCGGCCGGGCAGCCGGGGACGAGGAATGAGCCTGTATACCACCATCCATCTGCACAATGTCGCGGCCGACCGGGCGGAGGATTATGCCCGCTGGTTCGACGGCGCGCATCAGCAGGATCTGGCCCGGCTGCGCGGCTTTCGTTCGGCCGATCGCTATGAAGTCACGCCGCAGCAGATCATGCCCGACATTCCCCAGCCCTGGCGCTTCCTGTCGGTCTATGAGTTTGATTATGCCGCGCCGGAGATCGACCTGCCGGCGCTAGCGCCCTTGCTGGCCGATGCGCGCGATGCGGGGCTGATCGACGACAGCGACGAAAGCGAGCGCATCCACAGCTATGCGATGTATTCGGACTGGGTCTCCAGCCCCAATCACCAGGCCGACCAGCCCTTTTCCGGGGTCTCGATCATCCTCGCCAATTTCGTCGCCGGGCGGGAGGCGGAATATCATCACTGGTATGACACGGTCCATGGCCCCGAAGTGACGCGTGTGCCGGGCAAGGTGGCGATGAAGCGCGGCCGTCTCTCGCCGCTTCAGGTCGAACCGCGCCGCTATTGTCCCGGCAGCGACCTGGTCTTCTGCGCCCAGCAGACCGACGACCTGCTGTTCACGGTCAAGGATTTCAGCGCCCGCGCGCGCGGCGTCAGCCCCAGCGGCGTCGCCTTCCAACCGCGTTCCTCGGCCGGCTCCTTCGCCCGCACGGTCCATTATTTCGCCAGGGTCAGCGGTGACAAATTCTGGCCCGGCGGCATCGCCTATGATGGCGACCTGTCCGTCTATCCGGCCGATTTCGCGCGGCCGGCGGGCTGAGGCGGGGAACCATCGCAAGCGCGATGCGGCATGGCCTTGCCCGGCCGAAGAAGCCATGCGCTATTAGCATGAAGTTTGAAAAGAACAGGTGGAGCGAGAGGTGAGCAAGGTCATCGTCATTACCGGTGCGGGCGACGGGCTGGGACGCGCATTGGCGCGGCGGTTCGCGCGCGATGGCGAAACCGTCATCCTGCTGGGCCGCACCCTGTCGAAGGTCGAGGCGGTCGCGCAGGAACTGGGCGAACCCCATTTCGCGGTGGCCTGCGATGTCGGCCATCCCGATTCCGTCCGCGCCGCCTTTGCCGCGATCGCGCAGCGCCACCCCAAGGTCGACGTGCTGATCAACAATGCCGCCATCTACGAACCCTTCACCCTGGCCGAGGTGCGCGACGAGCAGATCGCAGCATCGCTCGCCACCAATGTCGCCGGCCCGATCTATTGCGCGCGCGAGGCGTTGCCGCTGCTGCGCGGGGGCGGCCATATCATCAATGTCACCAGCGAATCCGTGCCGCTGAAAATGCCGATGCTGTGGCTTTATGCCGGCGGCAAGGCGGGCCTTGAACTCATGTCCGACATGTGGGCGCGCGAACTGGAGCCCGAGGGTGTGCGCGTCACCGTGGTCCAGGCCGGCATGATGATGGACGAGACCAAGACCGGCAGCAGCTGGCCGATGGATGTCGCGATCCGCTTTGCCCAGGAAAATGCCAAGGTCGGCCTCAACCTGCGCGAGCGCGGCATCAGCCATTATAATTCGGTCACCGACGTCTTCCGCGCCGTGCTCGACATGCCGGCGGACCTGCACATCGGATCGGTCGCCCTGAGCGCGCGCAAGCGCTGACCGGGCGACTTATCCACAACATCCACAGAAGTTATCCACAGGAAGGCGATCATGGCCACTCTTCCCGAAGCCAAGCTCTATATCGACGGCGTGCTGCGCGGTGCCGAAGGCGGCAAGACCTTTGAGGTGATCGGTCCCTGGACCGGCGAACCGGTCGGCACCGCCGCCGATGCCTCGCCCGCCGATGTCGAGGCCGCGATCGTCGCTGCCCGCCGCGCCTTCGACACCACCGACTGGTCGACCAATGTCGACCTGCGCGTCGCGCTGGTGACGAAGTTGCGCGACCTGTTCCAGGCGAACAAGGAACGGCTGTCGGACCTGGCCCGGCATGAGGCCGGCGCCGCCATGGGCGCGGTCGGCCGTGCCCATGTCGACATGGCGCTCGACGGCTGGGACGATTATCTCGCCGTCTTTCCCAAGCTGGAATGGGAAAAGGATTATGGCGGGCGCACCGGCTATGGCTTCGAAAGCCTGCGCAAGGCGGTCTATGAACCGATTGGCGTGGTGGCGGCGATCACCCCCTGGAACGTGCCGCTCTATGTGAATGTCGGCAAGGTCGTGGCGGCGCTGCTGGCCGGCTGCACCGTGATCCTGAAGCCCGCGCCCAACACGCCGGGCATGGGCGCGATCTTCGGCGAACTGGCGGTGGAGGCGGGCTTCCCCGCCGGCGTCATCAATGTCGTGTTCGGCAGCGATCCGGCGCTGGCCGGCGAGATGCTGGTCACCGATCCGCGCGTCGATCTTGTCTCGTTCACCGGATCGACGGGCGTCGGCAAGCGCATCATGGAACAGGGCGCTGCGACGTTGAAGCGCGTCTTCCTGGAACTGGGCGGCAAGTCGGCGAAGATCGTGCTCGACGATTCCGCCAATTTCGCGATGGATGTCGCCCAGACCATGCTGGTCTTCCATGCCGGCCAGGGCTGCGCCGTGCATTCGCGCCTGCTGGTGCCGCGCAGTCGCTATGAGGAGGCGAAGGCGATCCTCAAGCATGCCTATGCCAGCTTTGGCGACAATTGGGGCGATTTCGACAATCCCCAGCACATCATGGGGCCGGTCATTTCCAAGCGGCAGATGGAGCGGGTGCTGTCCTATGTCGATATCGGCCAGGCCGAGGGCGCGACCCTGCTGGCCGGTGGCAAGGCGCGGCCGGACAAGGGCGGCGGCTATTTCATCGAGCCGACCTGCTTCGTCGACGTCACCAACGACATGCGCATCGCCCAGGAAGAGATTTTCGGACCGGTGCTGGTGGTCATCCCGTTCGAGGATGATGCCGATGCCGTGCGCATCGCCAATGAAAGCAGCTATGGCCTGTCGGGCGGCGTCAGTTCGGGCAATCTTGACCGGGCGATCAATGTCGCCAAGCAGATCCGCAGCGGATCGATCAGCGTCAATGGCGGCATGTGCATCGCCGGCGACTTGCCTTTCGGTGGCTACAAGGCCAGTGGTGTAGGCCGCGAATGGGGCCTCGAAGGGATCGAGGAGTTCCTGGAAACCAAGCTGATCGCCTGGCGCGCCGCCTGAGGCGCGCGACGGGGCATGGATAGGACGGGTTTTGACGGCAAAGGCATCGATTGCGGCGGACGGGCCGTCGGAACCCAAGGGCCGGGGACGGGCCACCAAGGCGCTGAGCCATAATCTTAATGGCCAGCGCCTGGGTCGCAAGGGGCGCGACACGCGCGAGCGCATCCTGGCCGCGACCAACGAATTGCTGGCGGGACCGGTGGATGTCGAAATCTCGCTGAGCGCGGTCGCGCGCCAGGCCTCGCTCGGCATGACGTCGCTCTATAATTATTTCTCCGACCTCACCGAATTGCTGCTCGCCGTGCTGGAGCCGGTGATGGCCACGGCCGAGGCCGATTATGTCGGCCTGTTGCGGACCCGATGGAGCGAGGAGGAACTGGGCGAGAAGGCGCTGGCCTTCGTCACCGCCTATCATGGCTTCTGGGTCAAGCATTCTCGCCTGCTCCACCTGCGCAACAATATGGCCGATCGCCAGAATGAGCGGATGATGCTGCATCGCGTCCATGCCGCCCAGCCGGTGATGCGGCTGCTGGTCGACCAGATGGATGGCGGCAGCGAAGAGGCCGGATCGCCGGTGTTCAGCATGGGCACCGCGCTGATGACCGGGCTGGAGCGTGTCGTCACCGTCACCACCGACATGGCGCTGCAGAATATTCTCCATTCCCCCCATCCGCTGGCGCGCACCCATTTGCTGCGGGCCGAGGCGCGGCTGATGGAACTGGGCATCCGCGATTATCGCGCGATGCTGCGCGACGCGCGCGCCTGAGAGCGGCGCGCGTTCGACTTATCCACAGGCTTATCGACAGAAGTTATCCACAGCTTTTCCCACGCCTATCTGTGGAAAAAGCTGTGGATAAGTTTGTGGATGGGAGAAGGCGCTTAGCATGTGTTGGAAAATCCGGCCGTAGCCGGATTGCCGCACCAGCCCACACCCCCACCCGGCCTCCCATCAGGATACCATGTCTGGGAGGCCGGGTGGGGGTGTGGGCTGGTGCCGATGCGCCGGAGGCGCATTTCTCCAAACGAATTCCTATTCCTTCTTGCCGCCGATGCCTTTCAGATAGCGTTCCATCCCCTCCAGATAGGCGGGGTTGAGCATCAGCGCGCTGTTGGCCATGCGTTCGACATGGCGACCCATGGACGGGCCGACTTCGGCGGCCAGCTCGATCGCGATCTTGGCGGCGCCCATCTGTTCGCCATTCTGCTTGGTGAGGTGCCGGCAGAAGGCGAGGGCCGCGTCGTCGAAGCCCTCGTCGGGCATGACGTCATGCACCAGGCCCATGATGAGGGCGCGGTCGGCATCGGCCTTCTGGTTGCCCATGATCAGCCAACGCGCCCAGTGCGGGCCGCAGATGCGGGTCAGGCGGCTGACCCCGTTGGAGGCCGGCAGCACGCCGAACAGCCCTTCGGGGAAGGAGAAGGCGGCTGACTTGGCCGCCAGGCGGAAATCGCAGGACAGCGCCATTTCCAGCCCGCCGCCGACGCAGGTGGCGTGGATAGCACAGACGATCGGCTTTTCCACATGCTCCATCTCGTCATAGATGCGCTGCATCCCGTTGAGCTGGAGCCGGTGATTTTCGCGGATGCCACTGGGCGTGCGGGGATATTCCCTGGGCGACCCGCCGCTCTTCATGTCCGCGCCGGAACAGAAATAGCGGCCGGTCGATCGGACCAGCATTACCTTCAGCTCCGGCGTGTCGCGGAAACGGATCAGCGCCGCCTCGAACAGCGCCATCGTCTCCGCCGACAGGGCATTGAGCTTGTCCGGCCGGTTCAGCGTGGCAATGAGGATGCCATCCTGTTCCTGCGTCAGCAGATGGGGCGCGTCGTCCGTCATGCGATCTTCCTCAGGCGCGGGTGCGCGGCAGGCCTAGGCCCTTTTCCGCGATCATGCTGCGATGCACCTCGCTGGTGCCGCCATAGATGGTCGATCCCTGGGCGTGGCGATAGAACATGTTGATCTCCTCCGCCGGCCCCTTGCGCTTGGAGAGCGAGGCCGGGGCGGTAAGATCGAGCAGGTCGCGCGCGTCGGTCAGGAACTTCTCCGAACTGAACATCTTGGCCATCGGGCCATAGGCATGGTTCGGCTTCTTTTCCGACATGACCCATTGGGCGCGATAGGTGATCAGCTCCGACGCCCATAGATTGGCGGCGGTGCGGGCCAGCCGCGCCTGTGCGCTACCATCCTCGATCAGCGGCCTGCCCCTGTGGATAAGTTCGCGACAAAGGGCTTCGCCGGCCTGCAGCATCTTGCGCTGATATTTGGCGAAGCCGCCGCCATGTTCCAGCTCCAGGCTGGCGCTCATGGTGCGCACGCCGCCATCGATCTCGCCCAGTCGCCAGCTGTCGGGGATGCGCACGCCATCATAGAAGGTGATGTTGGTGCGCTCGTCCTGGAAGGTGTGGACCGGCTGCACCGTCACGCCATCGGCCTTCAGCGGCACGATGAACATGGTGAGGCCCTTATGCTTGGCCACGTCCGGATTGGTGCGGCAGAGCATCAGCACATAGGTGGACAGGTTGGCGCCCGACGTGAACATCTTGGTGCCGTCGATCCGCCAGCTGCCGTCGGATTCCTGCGTCGCGCGGCATTGCGCCGCGAACACGTCGGAGCCCGATCCGGGTTCGGAATAGCCGAGCGAGCAGATCACCTCGCCGCGCATGATTTCGGGCAGCACCGCCTGCTTCAACTCGTCGGTGCCGAAGCGGTGGATGATGAGCGACACCATCTGCGTCACATTGGCGGCGGGGTTATTGTATCCCTGCTCCTCGAACGCATCCATCGCCGCGGTCTTCTCATAGGCCGACAGGCCCCGGCCACCCACATCCTTGGGCAGGCCGAGATAGA
This window encodes:
- a CDS encoding cupin domain-containing protein, producing MTDPVAAPRFALFRAKDATDFEESGLMATVPPTPIEMAGSIAAVEAGMLEGTRVKLLFSMPGLSLTHAWFRSGFPLPRHSHDVDCLYFILAGSLRIGTEELGAGDGFFVGANVPYTYVPGDQGVEVLEFRGSDSFDIRMLANNPAYWDRAVAQVSAQRAHWTGETPPSGLSFGTEPGGG
- a CDS encoding SDR family oxidoreductase, which codes for MSKVIVITGAGDGLGRALARRFARDGETVILLGRTLSKVEAVAQELGEPHFAVACDVGHPDSVRAAFAAIAQRHPKVDVLINNAAIYEPFTLAEVRDEQIAASLATNVAGPIYCAREALPLLRGGGHIINVTSESVPLKMPMLWLYAGGKAGLELMSDMWARELEPEGVRVTVVQAGMMMDETKTGSSWPMDVAIRFAQENAKVGLNLRERGISHYNSVTDVFRAVLDMPADLHIGSVALSARKR
- a CDS encoding CDP-alcohol phosphatidyltransferase family protein — protein: MTDQRHDAATTLDRIQQNFLARSERQLLTWLCARMPRQVTPDLLTLLGLIGALMTFIGYTASNVGASWLLLAILGYVVQWFGDSMDGSLARYRRIERPSYGYFIDHSCDGLVTLLILAGIGLSPYVTMDVALVALAGYLLLSIHAYLSARVLGEFKLSYLSAGPTELRLMLIALTVMMMVLGDKPGLFGRWSGFDIFVGTVGVILIILFVGQTLVTGRRLAAHEAANGRG
- a CDS encoding aldehyde dehydrogenase family protein; this translates as MATLPEAKLYIDGVLRGAEGGKTFEVIGPWTGEPVGTAADASPADVEAAIVAARRAFDTTDWSTNVDLRVALVTKLRDLFQANKERLSDLARHEAGAAMGAVGRAHVDMALDGWDDYLAVFPKLEWEKDYGGRTGYGFESLRKAVYEPIGVVAAITPWNVPLYVNVGKVVAALLAGCTVILKPAPNTPGMGAIFGELAVEAGFPAGVINVVFGSDPALAGEMLVTDPRVDLVSFTGSTGVGKRIMEQGAATLKRVFLELGGKSAKIVLDDSANFAMDVAQTMLVFHAGQGCAVHSRLLVPRSRYEEAKAILKHAYASFGDNWGDFDNPQHIMGPVISKRQMERVLSYVDIGQAEGATLLAGGKARPDKGGGYFIEPTCFVDVTNDMRIAQEEIFGPVLVVIPFEDDADAVRIANESSYGLSGGVSSGNLDRAINVAKQIRSGSISVNGGMCIAGDLPFGGYKASGVGREWGLEGIEEFLETKLIAWRAA
- a CDS encoding enoyl-CoA hydratase/isomerase family protein; translation: MTDDAPHLLTQEQDGILIATLNRPDKLNALSAETMALFEAALIRFRDTPELKVMLVRSTGRYFCSGADMKSGGSPREYPRTPSGIRENHRLQLNGMQRIYDEMEHVEKPIVCAIHATCVGGGLEMALSCDFRLAAKSAAFSFPEGLFGVLPASNGVSRLTRICGPHWARWLIMGNQKADADRALIMGLVHDVMPDEGFDDAALAFCRHLTKQNGEQMGAAKIAIELAAEVGPSMGRHVERMANSALMLNPAYLEGMERYLKGIGGKKE
- a CDS encoding transcriptional regulator is translated as MTAKASIAADGPSEPKGRGRATKALSHNLNGQRLGRKGRDTRERILAATNELLAGPVDVEISLSAVARQASLGMTSLYNYFSDLTELLLAVLEPVMATAEADYVGLLRTRWSEEELGEKALAFVTAYHGFWVKHSRLLHLRNNMADRQNERMMLHRVHAAQPVMRLLVDQMDGGSEEAGSPVFSMGTALMTGLERVVTVTTDMALQNILHSPHPLARTHLLRAEARLMELGIRDYRAMLRDARA